Proteins from a genomic interval of Crassostrea angulata isolate pt1a10 chromosome 7, ASM2561291v2, whole genome shotgun sequence:
- the LOC128193074 gene encoding uncharacterized protein LOC128193074: MLDDDITTEAQDRQSNSTLMYEIVDNGNTANPSHDLSSQITLSPEERYRTEEALFYNTYDPNLGYNTAAILGGLLLFILMYVFYRTKIRKPLIKFVKEKLKAFRNEPIVANDIEEIEEALMCDTEDKPHNVGFRSFKSESENPDSVGSYNYRQYRLGDITQHSADDALMLPQVTITDDSHDPLPIVFMDTDDCTAEWVHKQHELLHPGGIIVKVKSDTICPSTSDFLEEGKGRKVCCPNPNCMFNRQITACAHSQNALNLNKSIPMFDSHELRVPYERQSRDKTRRKRPLLVNTKHQSLSSEPKTPVRRVHPFLSAQHQSVSSEPKTPVSKINPHNFPIHIPPIIKIQNTDKTSCQKSKEGRRDSASSTSSDDPLIYRVSSDKWTRSRSRPRRSVTEDAGYACCQHPPVIRPPNIKQLSVEEACQLGLLIPHTPKCVSNSPSCQSILQMETPL, encoded by the coding sequence ATGCTAGATGATGATATTACTACAGAAGCACAAGACAGGCAGTCTAATTCAACATTGATGTATGAGATAGTTGACAACGGAAATACAGCAAATCCCTCACACGACCTATCTTCTCAAATCACGCTCAGCCCAGAAGAGAGGTACCGAACGGAAGAGGCTCTGTTTTATAATACCTACGATCCTAATCTTGGATATAACACTGCGGCAATCCTCGGGGGTTTACTACTGTTTATACTTATGTACGTATTTTATAGGACAAAAATTCGCAAACCTTTGATTAaatttgtcaaagaaaaattgAAGGCGTTTAGGAATGAACCAATCGTTGCAAACGACATCGAAGAGATTGAGGAGGCACTTATGTGTGACACAGAAGACAAGCCTCATAATGTGGGATTTAGGAGTTTCAAAAGTGAAAGTGAAAACCCGGATTCAGTAGGATCATACAACTACAGACAGTATAGACTTGGTGATATTACCCAGCATTCCGCCGACGATGCGCTCATGTTACCTCAGGTTACAATCACAGACGACTCGCACGACCCCCTGCCCATTGTGTTCATGGATACAGACGATTGCACCGCTGAATGGGTTCATAAACAGCACGAACTCCTGCATCCAGGAGGAATAATTGTAAAGGTCAAATCTGATACGATATGTCCTTCTACTAGTGATTTCTTGGAGGAAGGTAAAGGTCGAAAAGTGTGCTGTCCGAACCCGAATTGTATGTTTAACAGGCAAATTACGGCCTGTGCGCATTCTCAGAACGCATTGAACCTCAATAAGAGTATCCCTATGTTTGATTCTCATGAGTTACGTGTTCCCTACGAGAGACAGAGTAGAGATAAAACTCGTCGAAAACGTCCATTATTAGTTAATACTAAGCACCAAAGCCTTTCGTCGGAACCAAAAACTCCGGTCCGAAGGGTTCATCCTTTTCTATCAGCACAACATCAAAGTGTGTCTTCCGAACCCAAAACTCCTGTTTCAAAGATAAACCCACACAATTTCCCCATTCATATTCCTCCcattatcaaaattcaaaacacggACAAAACAAGTTGCCAAAAATCGAAAGAGGGAAGACGAGATTCTGCGAGTAGCACGTCATCGGATGACCCCTTGATTTATCGTGTATCCAGTGATAAGTGGACTCGTTCTCGTTCTCGTCCCCGCCGGAGCGTGACGGAGGACGCTGGGTACGCGTGTTGCCAGCACCCCCCTGTGATCCGCCCACCGAACATCAAACAGCTGAGCGTGGAGGAGGCGTGCCAGCTGGGTCTCCTGATTCCACATACCCCTAAATGTGTCAGTAACTCTCCCTCTTGTCAAAGCATCTTACAAATGGAAACACCGTTATGA